The following coding sequences lie in one Oncorhynchus nerka isolate Pitt River linkage group LG14, Oner_Uvic_2.0, whole genome shotgun sequence genomic window:
- the LOC135559677 gene encoding RNA-binding protein 25-like: protein RETERQRERERETERQRETERDRETERQRETERDRERQRERDRERERETERQRETERDRERERDRERERERERERERETERERERERERERERETERERERERERQRERETERETERERDRKRDRERQRETERQRERERQRETERERERDRERERERERQRDRERQRERDRERERDRERQRDRERQRERERERERQRERERERERDRERQRERERERDRETERQRERDRERERERERERDRETERDRETERDRERQRETERERERERQRERERQRERERETERDRERDRERERERETERERERQRERQRERRQRERETERERQRERDRERQRDRERQRERERERDRETERDRERQRERERERQRDRERERQRERERERERERQRERQRERQRETE from the coding sequence agagagacagagagacagagagagagagagagagagacagagagacagagagagacagagagagacagagagacagagagacagagagagacagagagagacagagagagacagagagagagagacagagagagagagagagagacagagagacagagagagacagagagagacagagagagagagagagacagagagagagagagagagagagagagagagagagagagagagacagagagagagagagagagagagagagagagagagagagagagagagacagagagagagagagagagagagagagagagacagagagagagagagacagagagagagacagagagagagagagacagaaagagagacagagagagacagagagagacagagagacagagagagagagagagacagagagagacagagagagagagagagagagacagagagagagagagagagagagagagacagagagacagagagagacagagagagagagacagagagagagaaagagacagagagagacagagagacagagagagacagagagagagagagagagagagagagagacagagagagagagagagagagagagagagagacagagagagacagagagagagagagagagagagagacagagagacagagagacagagagagagagacagagagagagagagagagagagagagagagagagacagagagacagagagagacagagagacagagagagacagagagagacagagagagacagagagagagagagagagagagagacagagagagagagagagacagagagagagagagagagagacagagagagacagagagagagacagagagagagagagagagagagagacagagagagagagagagagacagagagagagacagagagagagaagacagagagagagagagacagagagagagagacagagagagagagacagagagagacagagagacagagagagacagagagagagagagagagagagagacagagagacagagagagacagagagagacagagagagagagagagagagagacagagagacagagagagagagagacagagagagagagagagagagagagagagagagagacagagagagagacagagagagagacagagagagacagag